One Fusarium poae strain DAOMC 252244 chromosome 4, whole genome shotgun sequence DNA window includes the following coding sequences:
- a CDS encoding hypothetical protein (BUSCO:32263at5125) — MVSFSCENCGDVLTKKKLDPHRNRCRGATFTCIDCMVYFPGVQYRSHTSCMTEDQKYQGALYKDKKNKKQKHSHNHDNQQHYTQDQAMAAVQAPMNHTATMNHYAYVEDAPEDQFGWAEYEESSDDESPNGPPPEAPTPPSAAPEPHVDVFEFLVGTGQTPNASNMNLGEQDLPDGEPGNSLVRYEPKDKQDDYSFMDDDEPIVEYGSGPVPTAEFVTPAPKSERRKSRSSTEKKDKKRKHLHVDIPNDQVMTDAPPVLHSGLTGGINRMMRPVYPPSPDYSGGDMPDASPTSPLKKSKHSKHSKHSKNASASHSIFGMIAGSKSKSKSKTKTKSSSSKSKKSSSSSKKEKKEKKPQQLIEYRPQSKDGNEPNEGQVVLYKPRADVFLSFVDKGPESEKGVSLNRVLKRFHREREANGSELGKGKEEKELWRSLRLRQNDQGEIVLFSVE, encoded by the exons ATGGTTTCCTTTTCCTGTGAG AACTGCGGCGACGTTCTCACCAAGAAGAAACTCGATCCTCACCGCAATCGTTGTCGCGGCGCTACCTTCACCTGCATTGATTGTATGGTGTATTTCCCCGGCGTTCAGTACCGATCTCATACC AGTTGCATGACCGAAGACCAAAAGTACCAGGGCGCCCTTTATaaagacaagaagaacaagaaacagAAGCACTCTCATAACCACGACAATCAACAACACTACACCCAAGATCAAGCAATGGCAGCCGTTCAAGCCCCCATGAACCACACCGCAACCATGAACCACTACGCCTACGTTGAGGACGCTCCCGAGGATCAGTTCGGCTGGGCCGAGTATGAAGAGAGCAGCGATGATGAGTCTCCCAACGGCCCTCCGCCCGAGGCTCCCACTCCACCTTCCGCTGCCCCCGAACCCCATGTGGACGTCTTTGAATTCCTCGTTGGGACAGGCCAGACCCCCAATGCCTCCAACATGAACTTGGGAGAGCAGGATTTGCCTGATGGTGAGCCGGGAAACTCTCTGGTACGATACGAGCCCAAGGACAAGCAAGACGACTACAGCTTTatggacgacgacgagcctATTGTCGAATATGGAAGCGGACCTGTGCCCACCGCCGAATTTGTTACGCCGGCCCCGAAATCCGAGAGACGCAAGAGCCGCAGCAGcactgagaagaaggacaagaagcgcaagcaCCTCCATGTCGACATCCCCAACGACCAGGTCATGACTGACGCCCCTCCGGTGTTGCACTCTGGACTGACTGGTGGTATCAACCGTATGATGCGACCTGTATACCCTCCATCCCCTGACTACTCCGGTGGTGACATGCCCGACGCCTCTCCTACCAGTCCCCTCAAGAAGTCAAAGCACTCCAAACATTCCAAGCACTCCAAGAATGCCTCTGCCAGTCACAGCATCTTTGGCATGATTGCTGGCAGCAAGTCCAAGTCCAAGTctaagaccaagaccaagtcatcatcatccaagtCAAAGAAgagctcttcctcctccaagaaggagaagaaagagaagaagcccCAGCAGCTTATTGAATACCGCCCCCAGAGCAAGGACGGCAACGAACCCAACGAAGGCCAAGTGGTGCTTTACAAGCCCCGCGCTGATGTCTTCCTCAGCTTTGTCGACAAGGGCCCTGAAAGCGAGAAGGGTGTCAGCTTGAACCGTGTCCTCAAGCGCTTCCACCGAGAACGCGAGGCCAACGGTAGCGAGCTGGGCAAGggcaaggaagagaaagagctTTGGAGATCACTCCGACTCCGACAGAATGACCAAGGCGAGATCGTTTTGTTCTCTGTCGAGTAA
- a CDS encoding hypothetical protein (MEROPS:MER0033188~TransMembrane:1 (i35-59o)) produces MTAAPKRQDPNSEEDSVHIPNQTAAPTKKPSRKKWFIIGGIVVLIVLVLSLTLGLYYGLKKKEHGVVNDSAAKYNADRPDKSSNDTSDDYDNDNDDDNNNKKGKGESESSNDESKKKEGPFVDLGYSQYEGNVLSSDIYEYLGIRYAKAPSDDLRWRAPVKPDSTTEVLKAQKYAPFCPGVNDRLGSTIDEDCLFVNIWAPANATSDSKLPVMVFFQSGGYIRNASPYINGTGLVTASNNSIIYVNFNYRVGLFGFLAGKEIKEHGDLNAGLLDQRFLLKWVQEHIEEFGGDPEHVILHGESAGAGSVALQLVAYGGKDEGLFAGAIAESIFMPGLPEPDDIQYQFDRVVNATDCSEEDDTLACLRGMDSSVLQAQNIKAPFDGRDYRSYFYWAPTTDGDMFPDFPSELYKKGDFAKVPLLTGSCTNEGSNYAVNAGSSAQFIRYMQNEYPYLTTEDTETILELYPKEPALPKHDVWFPSASRAYAEVTFVCPTNNMLDAYAQHADPKTLWSYRYNVQITEFIEDGLGVPHVANAPAVFGPDFTAAKAGPSYRTYNAPMIPVVQSYWISFVRNLDPNKDRYEGTPQWETWGDDQRRLVFELNNNTMESVDQGQRDRCRAWLDMSDSTKQ; encoded by the exons ATGACGGCCGCTCCAAAAAGACAGGATCCTAACTCTGAAGAAGACTCTGTTCATATTCCCAACCAAACGGCAGCACCGACGAAAAAGCCTAGCAGGAAAAAATGGTTCATAATTGGTGGCATCGTGGTTCTCATtgtcttggtgttgagtttAACGTTGGGATTGTACTACGGACTTAAGAAGAAG GAGCACGGCGTCGTTAACGATAGTGCTGCCAAATATAACGCCGATCGCCCAGACAAAAGCTCGAATGATACTAGTGACGATTATGATAATGATAATGATGACGATAATAACAATAAGAAGGGCAAGGGCGAGAGTGAGAGCTCCAACGATGAAtcgaaaaagaaagaaggacCCTTTGTTGATTTGGGTTATTCTCAATATGAGGGCAATGTTCTCTCCAGCGATATCTACGAGTATCTAGGCATACGTTATGCTAAAGCACCTTCTGATGACTTGCGCTGGAGAGCGCCAGTCAAGCCAGACTCTACAACCGAAGTCTTGAAAGCTCAAAAG TATGCCCCTTTCTGTCCAGGAGTCAATGACCGCCTTGGATCAACTATCGACGAAGATTGTCTATTTGTCAACATCTGGGCCCCAGCAAATGCGACATCCGATTCAAAACTTCCCGTCATGGTCTTTTTCCAATCCGGCGGTTACATCAGAAATGCATCCCCATATATCAACGGTACTGGACTCGTCACCGCTTCCAACAACAGCATCATCTATGTCAACTTCAATTACCGCGTTGGTCTATTCGGTTTCTTGGCTGGCAAGGAGATCAAAGAACATGGTGATCTGAACGCCGGCCTGCTAGACCAGAGGTTTCTTCTGAAATGGGTTCAGGAGCATATCGAAGAATTCGGTGGTGACCCCGAGCATGTTATTCTTCACGGTGAATCCGCTGGAGCTGGATCGGTGGCGCTTCAGCTCGTCGCATACGGTGGCAAAGACGAGGGCCTCTTCGCAGGTGCTATTGCCGAGTCGATTTTCATGCCAGGTCTCCCAGAACCTGACGATATACAGTACCAATTCGACCGAGTCGTTAACGCAACGGACTGCTCCGAAGAAGATGACACATTGGCGTGCCTCCGGGGGATGGATTCGTCAGTTCTGCAAGCTCAAAACATCAAGGCTCCCTTTGACGGACGAGACTATCGCTCCTACTTCTACTGGGCTCCCACTACTGATGGCGATATGTTCCCAGACTTTCCCTCCGAGCTCTACAAGAAGGGCGACTTCGCCAAGGTGCCACTGCTGACTGGCTCTTGTACCAACG AAGGGTCCAACTATGCCGTGAATGCAGGCAGCTCAGCCCAATTCATCCGCTACATGCAAAACGAATACCCCTATCTCACAACTGAAGATACCGAAACCATCCTAGAACTTTACCCCAAGGAACCCGCACTCCCAAAGCACGACGTCTGGTTCCCCTCAGCCTCCCGCGCTTATGCTGAAGTCACCTTTGTCTGCCCTACCAACAACATGCTCGACGCCTACGCTCAACATGCCGACCCCAAGACTCTGTGGTCTTATCGCTATAACGTCCAGATCACAGAGTTCATCGAGGATGGCCTTGGTGTTCCTCATGTTGCAAACGCACCCGCAGTCTTTGGCCCCGACTTCACAGCTGCCAAGGCCGGACCCAGCTATCGCACTTACAACGCCCCCATGATACCTGTCGTGCAGAGTTACTGGATCAGCTTTGTCCGCAACCTCGACCCCAACAAGGATCGCTACGAAGGAACACCGCAGTGGGAGACCTGGGGAGACGATCAGCGTCGTCTGGTTTTTGAATTGAACAACAACACTATGGAGAGTGTTGATCAGGGTCAGAGGGATCGTTGCCGGGCTTGGCTCGACATGAGCGATTCCACCAAACAATAA
- a CDS encoding hypothetical protein (TransMembrane:1 (o168-187i)~BUSCO:32313at5125), with the protein MSSSSTTTTTSPYPFATAPDIIRSHQKDAYFTGHLAQILSDLHRRLRGARLTHARAPEIQTLAALAYFALTTIPGNRTLGEEYCDLVQIDARDGKLPAIDHRAGYVAASILLPYIAARILPGLRARVRKLLQRRLETLRKRDGQSATGREARIWSYLDQHLSSFTSGAPFQAVILALFYFSGTYYQLSKRLLSLRYVFTRTVPDTPDRAGYELLGVLLVVQLAVQGYSHIRSTITESAARERAGFGSSDDISLNHDGAYNQDNNLLLSTGAPGSKTKVDIFAATHTPAATVPRLRLIDDKTMGYIKGGQQRKCTLCLDEMKDPSATQCGHVFCWECIGDWVREKPECPLCRREAMAQHILPLRVM; encoded by the coding sequence ATGTCCTCCTCTTCGACAaccacaacaacatcaccatACCCTTTCGCCACCGCCCCCGACATCATCCGCTCTCACCAAAAGGATGCATACTTCACCGGTCACCTCGCCCAGATCCTCAGTGACCTCCACCGTCGCCTCCGCGGTGCTCGTCTAACACACGCCCGCGCCCCCGAGATTCAGACCCTCGCAGCCCTCGCCTACTTTGCCCTCACCACAATCCCCGGCAACCGCACGCTCGGCGAGGAGTACTGCGACCTTGTGCAGATTGATGCGCGCGACGGAAAACTGCCCGCCATTGACCATCGCGCCGGTTACGTGGCCGCCAGCATTCTCCTGCCCTACATAGCTGCCCGCATACTACCCGGGCTGCGCGCTCGAGTTCGTAAGCTTCTGCAGCGGCGACTGGAAACCCTGCGCAAAAGGGATGGCCAGTCAGCTACAGGACGTGAGGCGCGTATTTGGTCATACCTTGATCAGCATCTGAGCTCCTTTACGTCAGGCGCTCCCTTCCAAGCTGTGATTCTGGCCCTTTTCTACTTTAGCGGTACATATTATCAGTTATCTAAGCGACTCCTTTCCTTGAGATATGTCTTTACGCGCACCGTCCCCGATACGCCCGACCGCGCAGGATACGAGCTACTTGGTGTTCTGCTAGTGGTTCAGCTTGCCGTTCAGGGCTATTCGCATATCCGTTCTACCATCACCGAATCAGCGGCTCGCGAGCGCGCCGGTTTCGGATCGTCTGACGACATCTCTCTCAATCATGATGGTGCTTACAACCAAGACAACAACTTGTTGCTGTCCACAGGCGCACCAGGCTCAAAAACCAAGGTTGACATTTTTGCTGCCACGCACACACCCGCAGCAACCGTGCCGCGCCTCCGATTAATTGATGATAAGACTATGGGCTATATCAAGGGCGGGCAACAGAGAAAGTGCACACTCTGTTTGGACGAGATGAAAGACCCCTCGGCGACACAATGCGGCCACGTCTTTTGCTGGGAGTGCATAGGGGATTGGGTGAGAGAGAAGCCCGAGTGTCCATTGTGTCGTCGGGAAGCCATGGCTCAACATATTCTACCATTGCGAGTGATGTAA
- a CDS encoding hypothetical protein (BUSCO:58698at5125), with product MTDRRPALTLPLPDREQSDFQRPQSSLQTPPIRSPRFREDFDAPFSVDIMNASRTTLATDTMSYPSTGTNSRNSFGYDEAPPQYLRNSSWESETKRRSKVNDRILEWAKKSWGAVRTRSDSKVDYFNSHSAQSPTSDIMSPSSENITPSESDGSQAANDYTRAVVTITGLASSKAGSK from the coding sequence ATGACAGACCGAAGGCCCGCCCTCACACTCCCACTCCCAGACCGGGAGCAAAGTGACTTTCAACGACCTCAGTCTTCTCTCCAAACACCACCAATACGCAGCCCCCGATTCCGTGAAGACTTCGATGCACCGTTCTCAGTGGATATCATGAACGCCTCGAGAACAACTCTTGCAACCGACACCATGAGCTATCCTTCAACCGGCACAAACAGTCGCAACAGTTTTGGGTACGACGAAGCACCACCCCAGTATCTTCGAAATTCGTCTTGGGAATCAGAGACCAAGCGTCGTTCAAAGGTCAACGATCGTATCCTGGAATGGGCCAAGAAGTCGTGGGGCGCCGTCCGAACTCGCTCCGACTCCAAGGTTGACTACTTCAACAGCCATTCAGCACAAAGTCCAACCAGCGATATTATGTCGCCTTCATCAGAAAACATCACCCCGTCAGAGTCTGATGGTTCGCAAGCAGCGAACGATTACACTCGAGCTGTTGTTACTATCACTGGATTGGCCAGCTCAAAGGCAGGGTCGAAGTGA